One window of the Zea mays cultivar B73 chromosome 3, Zm-B73-REFERENCE-NAM-5.0, whole genome shotgun sequence genome contains the following:
- the LOC100281065 gene encoding uncharacterized LOC100281065 yields MMANGRFQKQALLPPRSPFPVAAPHAELGPIARPRETPHRHGHQRTSSESFLADEQPSWLDDLLDEPETPARAHGRPGHRRSSSDSFALFEGGSAAGGMYEFDNVLDGMRGGGQVASLAGAPEFFPEPASFGRPWESRQMYRQGGGMPMPGREKNGGRHGPSSSFGEHELGHVPNGVNRKAHGDAAYDQRIVIERKEGLRHSQSETDTKRAKQQYAQRSRVRKLQYIAELERRVQSLQTEGIEVTAEMDFLGQQNIMLDLENKALKQRLESLSQEHLIKRYQQEMFEREIGRLRTLFQQQQQQQHVPQQQAPTHSRSNSRDLDSQFANLSLKHSDPSSGRDAISGLRI; encoded by the exons ATGATGGCGAACGGGAGGTTCCAGAAGCAGGCGTTGCTTCCGCCGCGGAGCCCGTTCCCGGTGGCGGCGCCGCACGCCGAGCTCGGCCCAATCGCGCGGCCGCGGGAGACGCCCCACCGGCACGGCCACCAGCGCACGTCGTCCGAGAGCTTCCTCGCTGACGAGCAGCCGTCGTGGCTGGACGACCTGCTCGACGAGCCCGAGACTCCGGCGCGGGCGCACGGCCGGCCTGGCCACCGCAGGTCGTCCAGCGACTCGTTCGCGCTCTTCGAAGGCGGCAGCGCTGCGGGGGGCATGTACGAGTTTGACAATGTGCTTGATGGCATGAGGGGAGGAGGGCAGGTGGCTTCTTTGGCCGGTGCGCCCGAATTCTTCCCTGAGCCAGCCTCATTTGGGCGGCCTTGGGAGTCCAGGCAGATGTACCGGCAGGGTGGTGGCATGCCAATGCCAGGCAGGGAGAAGAATGGAGGGCGCCATGGTCCGTCCAGCTCATTTGGTGAGCATGAGCTTGGTCATGTGCCCAATGGGGTGAATAGGAAGGCCCATGGCGATGCGGCTTATGACCAGAGGATTGTAATAGAGAGAAAGGAGGGCCTGAGGCACTCTCAGTCGGAGACTGACACCAAACGAGCCAAACA ACAATATGCTCAGAGATCTCGTGTCCGGAAGCTCCAGTATATTGCAGAGCTTGAGAGAAGAGTTCAGTCCTTACAG ACAGAGGGAATAGAAGTAACTGCTGAAATGGATTTTCTCGGTCAGCAAAATATCATGTTAGACTTGGAAAATAAAGCCTTGAAGCAACGGCTTGAGAGTCTATCTCAGGAGCATCTCATTAAACGTT ATCAGCAGGAGATGTTTGAGAGGGAAATTGGCCGCCTTAGAACATTGttccagcagcagcaacagcaacaacatGTGCCGCAGCAGCAGGCTCCTACCCATAGCCGCAGTAACAGTAGAGACCTGGATTCGCAATTTGCAAACCTGTCTCTGAAACACAGTGATCCCAGTTCAGGGCGCGACGCTATCTCTGGCCTCCGCATTTAA
- the LOC103650630 gene encoding subtilisin inhibitor: MATSGPSAAAAAPKDSWPEVVGMSSEEAKKKIKEDKPGADVQVVPADAFVTMDYSTGRVRVFVDSNDKVAKAPRIG, encoded by the coding sequence ATGGCAACCAGTGGaccgagcgccgccgccgccgctcccaaGGACTCGTGGCCGGAGGTTGTGGGCATGTCATCGGAGGAGGCCAAGAAGAAGATCAAGGAGGACAAGCCGGGCGCCGACGTGCAGGTGGTCCCAGCCGACGCCTTCGTCACCATGGACTACAGCACCGGCCGAGTCAGGGTCTTCGTCGACTCCAACGACAAGGTCGCCAAAGCTCCCCGGATCGGCTAG